The sequence AATGCGAGCGCTTCCTGCCGGATAGATATGTGGAAGGGGAGTGTCCCTACTGCGGCAAGCCCGCCCGGGGAGACGAGTGCGACATGGGATGCGGTCGCCACCTGGAGCCGGGAGAGATCAAGAATGCCATCTGTAAGGTTTGCGGCGGGCGGGCAGAGTACCCGCAACAGACTCATTACTTCTTCCGCCTCTCTGGATTCCGGAACTTCCTGCTCGAGCATCTGCAGGCCCTGGGGGGGACCGCCTCAGCCAGGAACTTTGCCACGGAAGTGGGTCCGCTCG is a genomic window of Methanothrix soehngenii GP6 containing:
- a CDS encoding class I tRNA ligase family protein, with the protein product MTPEALTIKNHPHFNEISQGMEIDFDFFGDTDDPACHNRTKEMVEALMENGYVYPREIDLAYCPKCERFLPDRYVEGECPYCGKPARGDECDMGCGRHLEPGEIKNAICKVCGGRAEYPQQTHYFFRLSGFRNFLLEHLQALGGTASARNFATEVGPLGT